The Candidatus Omnitrophota bacterium genome contains the following window.
TTTGCATTTGAACGAAAGCAATTTCAGCCAGGAAGTGGAAAAGTCCACTCTTCCTGTCCTGGTGGATTTTTGGGCCGAGTGGTGCGGGCCATGCAAGGCCATCGGGCCGATCATTGAACAATTGTCCGTTGAGCTGCAGGGTAAGATGAAAGTCGCCAAGGTCAACGTGGACGAATGCCCGGACTTGGCGGGGAAGTTCAACATCATGTCCATTCCCAGCATGCTGATCTTCAAGAACGGCGCGCCCGTGGACCAGATCGTCGGGGCTAGCCCTAAGGACCGGATTTTGGAAAAATTGAATCCGCATTTGTAAGGGACCGTCTATGTTCATTCAGGTTTTAAAATCAAAGATCGGTCATGCCACGGTCACGGATGCCCAATTGCATTATGAGGGAAGTATCACCATTGATACAGACCTCATCAAGGCGGCCGGCTTGATCGTCGGCGAGAAAGTGCATGTCCTTAACGAGAACAACGGTACGCGTCTGGAAACCTATGTGATCGCGGGAAAGCCGGGTTCGGGGGAGGTTTGTCTCAACGGTCCGGCCGCGCTGCACGGCAAGGCCGGCGACAGGGTCATTATTTTGAGTTATGCTTTGGCCGAATCGCAGGAGGCCAAAAAGATCATGCCGACGATCATTTATCTGGACGGCAAAAATAGAATAAAAAAATAACAACACCCCTATGGTTGCCGGTATCTTAAAGATCCGATTGTTAGGTGACCCGTGCCTGCGCCGCAAGTCCAGACCGGTCAAGGAAGTCGGGCCGGTTGAGCGCGTGCTCATCAATGCCCTGTTCGCGACTTTGAAAGAGCATAAGGGGGTGGGTCTGGCCGCCCCGCAGGTGGGGATCAATGAGCAGATCTTTGTCGTGGATACGGGTAAGGACGCGTTCGCGGTCGTCAACCCCAGGATCTTAAAAAGCGAAGGCAAGGCCGCGACCGAGGAGGGGTGTTTGAGCATCCCGAATCTGCATGTCAAGGTCAAAAGGGCCAAGGAGCTTGTGGTTGAATTCACCGACGAACATGACCGGCGCTTCCGGGCTGAAATGTCGGGCCTGACCGCCAGGGTGTTCCAGCATGAACACGACCATCTCAACGGCAAGCTCATCATTGATTACCTGCCTCCCGTCAAAAAGGCGCAGGTGCTCAAAGAGATCAAAGACGGTGTTTTCATCGGGAAGACCGGCCATGATGCAGGCAACACAAGAGAGATTTGAGTCGGGACTCGTCAAACTCCCGCCATGGTTCAGGCAGGAATTGCCGGACATGGGCAAGGTCCGGGCCATGAAAGAAATGCTGCGCGCCTCGCGTTTGCATACGGTGTGCGAAAGCGCGCGCTGCCCCAATATGGGCCAATGCTGGGGCGAGGGCGTGGCCACGTTCATGATCTTAGGGGGCACGTGCACGCGCGCGTGCCGTTTTTGCGCCGTGCCTGCCGGACGGCCCGAGACCGTGGATGAGCAGGAACCCCGGGGCGTGGCGGATGCGGTCAGGCAATTGGGCCTGCGTTATGTTGTGCTGACGTCGGTGGCCCGCGATGACCTCAAGGACGAAGGGGCGTTCCAGTTCGTGCGCACCATCGCCGCCATCCGTTGTTTGACCCCGCAGGTCAAGATCGAGGTCCTCATTCCTGATTTTTCCGCGAAAGAGGACGCGTTAAAGATATTGAGCGAAGCGGTCCCCGAGGTGGTCAGCCATAATATTGAGACCGTGCGGCGTTGTTCGCCGCTGTTACGGCCGCAGGCGGACCATGACCGGTCTTTGCGGGTGCTCAAGCGTTTCCGTGAATTGAACCCTGGTGGTTTTGTGAAATCATCGTTCATGGTCGGCGCGGGTGAGACCGACGAGGAGATCGTTGTGCTGATGGAGGAATTGCTGGAGGCCGGATGTCAGATATTGACCATCGGCCAATATCTGGCGCCCACCCGGATGAAACGGCATTTGCCCGTGGCGCGTTTTGGGACGCCTGAACAATTTGAACGCTACCGCGCCATCGGCAGGAACATGGGTTTCAAATACGTGATGAGCGGACCGCTGGTGCGCAGTTCCTACATCGCCGAAGAAGGGTATCATGAGTGCATGAAAGCGATGGCGGCATGATCTCTTTTTTGGCCCGTCTTGGTTTAAGCGTCGTACTTTTGGGGTGGATCTTAAGCCGTATAGATCTGACCAAGACGTGGCAAGCCCTTAAGGGGGCGGACCCCTGGCTCATGTTCGCGGCGTTTTTGATATTCATCGCCACCAATGTCATCATTTTTTTCCGTTGGAGGGTGTTCATCAGGGCGCTGGACCTTAAATGCAATACTTTTGACGGCGCGCGCTGGTTTTTGATCGGGCTGTTTTGCAACCTTTTTTTGCCGACTTCCGTCGGTGGGGACGTGGTCAAAGGCATGGGGCTGGCCAAAGCCACCGGCCAGAACCCCAAGGTGTTCGCCTCCATCGTCCTGGACCGTCTGGCGGGGTTTTCGGGCATCGTGATCACGGCCTGCGTTTCTTTTGCCTTCGGCCGCGCCGTGGTCCAGGATCCGTCGGTGCTCATGTCCATCGCGGTGATGACGGCGGTGTCCGTGCTTTTAGCCGTGACACTTTTCAGCCGCCGCATTTTTTATTGGGTCGCCTCCGTGTTCGTATTCTGGCCGCGCCTGAAAAACGCGTTGATGGAATGGCACGATGACATCCTGCTCATGCGCGGCAAACAGCTCCAGGGTCTGGAGACCATCGGGCTTTCCATTCTGGCCCAGCTGGTCCTGGCGTTTGAATTTTACGTGACGGCCAAGGCCATGCATCAGGAGATCGCTCTGGTGTATTTCGTGATCTTTTCGCCGCTGGTGTGCGTGGCCACGTCTTTGCCATCCATCGGGGGATTGGGCGTGCGCGAGGTCGGCTGGGTGTATCTGCTGTCCAAGGTGGGCGTGCACCAGGGGGTCGCCGTGGGCCTAAGCCTGCTCAACTTTTTTTTCATGGTCCTCGTCGGGCTTTGCGGGGGGATTTTTTATGTCGCTACATTATCTGGTCGACGGCTACAACGTGGTCAAGCAGGCCCCGGCCTTGGCAGACCGGTCGCTTGAGCAAGGCCGCGACGGGCTTTTGCGCTGGATCGATGCCCAACGTCCTCAAGGCAGTATTAACAACCGCGTGACCGTTGTTTTTGACGGCAGCAGTGAACATTTCGGCGGCGCTTTCGCCGGGACCGCCCAGGTGATCTTTTCCAGGGACGAAAGCGCGGACGAATGCATCAAGACCATGGTGGAGAAAAGCGCTGCCAGGTCCAATGTGGTTGTTGTCAGCGATGACAAGGGAATTACGCTGTATGTCCGTTCTTTGGGGGCCAGGATCATGGGGGTCAAAGAATTTGCCGCGGACCTGTTCGACGCGCCATCCGGGTCATCACCCAAAAAAGGACGCGGCAAATATATTTCTTTGGCCCAAGCCCAGCAGATCAATGAGGAATTAAAGAAGATCTGGTTGAAATAATGATCACCCGCGTCCTCGACAATGTCCGTTCACGTTTGACCCACATGGGCGAAGCCATTTTCTTTCTGGGCGAGATCCTGCGCGTCATCGGCCGGGGCAAGGTGCGTTTCAACGAGGTTTTAAACCAGATGTACGCCCAGGGCGTGCAGTCCATCGTCATCGTTGTTTTGACGTCTTTTGCCTCCGGCATGGTTTTGGCCCTGCAGGCGAGCATCACCCTGCAGAGGTTCGGGGCCAAGGAATTCGTGGCCCGGCTGGTGGCATTGTCTTTGCTGCGCGAATTAAGCCCCGTGTTCACTTCGCTCATTTTTTCCGGCAAGGCGGGGGCCGGTATAACGGCGGAACTGGGCACCATGAACACCCATGAACAGATCCAGGCCACGCGCGCTTTGGGCGTCAACCCCGTTGAATTCCTGGTGGTGCCGCGGTTTGTGGCCTGCGTTTTGGTATTGCCGATCCTGGTCGTTATTTCGGAGATCGTGGGGATCTTCGGCGGTTATGTGATCGCCGTCAGCCAGGCTCATGTCCCCGGGGTCTTTTACGTGCATGAGACCATGGAAGCGGTGGATTACGTGGATTTCTTCAGCGGGCTCATCAAGGTCTTCTTTTTTTCGGTGATCATCGGATGGATCTGCTGTTACCAGGGTTTTTATACCAAAGGCGGGGCCATGGGGGTCGGCCAGTTCACGACCAGGG
Protein-coding sequences here:
- the trxA gene encoding thioredoxin, whose protein sequence is MGALHLNESNFSQEVEKSTLPVLVDFWAEWCGPCKAIGPIIEQLSVELQGKMKVAKVNVDECPDLAGKFNIMSIPSMLIFKNGAPVDQIVGASPKDRILEKLNPHL
- a CDS encoding aspartate 1-decarboxylase, whose translation is MFIQVLKSKIGHATVTDAQLHYEGSITIDTDLIKAAGLIVGEKVHVLNENNGTRLETYVIAGKPGSGEVCLNGPAALHGKAGDRVIILSYALAESQEAKKIMPTIIYLDGKNRIKK
- the def gene encoding peptide deformylase, with product MVAGILKIRLLGDPCLRRKSRPVKEVGPVERVLINALFATLKEHKGVGLAAPQVGINEQIFVVDTGKDAFAVVNPRILKSEGKAATEEGCLSIPNLHVKVKRAKELVVEFTDEHDRRFRAEMSGLTARVFQHEHDHLNGKLIIDYLPPVKKAQVLKEIKDGVFIGKTGHDAGNTREI
- the lipA gene encoding lipoyl synthase, which gives rise to MMQATQERFESGLVKLPPWFRQELPDMGKVRAMKEMLRASRLHTVCESARCPNMGQCWGEGVATFMILGGTCTRACRFCAVPAGRPETVDEQEPRGVADAVRQLGLRYVVLTSVARDDLKDEGAFQFVRTIAAIRCLTPQVKIEVLIPDFSAKEDALKILSEAVPEVVSHNIETVRRCSPLLRPQADHDRSLRVLKRFRELNPGGFVKSSFMVGAGETDEEIVVLMEELLEAGCQILTIGQYLAPTRMKRHLPVARFGTPEQFERYRAIGRNMGFKYVMSGPLVRSSYIAEEGYHECMKAMAA
- a CDS encoding lysylphosphatidylglycerol synthase transmembrane domain-containing protein; amino-acid sequence: MHESDGGMISFLARLGLSVVLLGWILSRIDLTKTWQALKGADPWLMFAAFLIFIATNVIIFFRWRVFIRALDLKCNTFDGARWFLIGLFCNLFLPTSVGGDVVKGMGLAKATGQNPKVFASIVLDRLAGFSGIVITACVSFAFGRAVVQDPSVLMSIAVMTAVSVLLAVTLFSRRIFYWVASVFVFWPRLKNALMEWHDDILLMRGKQLQGLETIGLSILAQLVLAFEFYVTAKAMHQEIALVYFVIFSPLVCVATSLPSIGGLGVREVGWVYLLSKVGVHQGVAVGLSLLNFFFMVLVGLCGGIFYVATLSGRRLQRGQAGPGLGRPVA
- a CDS encoding NYN domain-containing protein produces the protein MSLHYLVDGYNVVKQAPALADRSLEQGRDGLLRWIDAQRPQGSINNRVTVVFDGSSEHFGGAFAGTAQVIFSRDESADECIKTMVEKSAARSNVVVVSDDKGITLYVRSLGARIMGVKEFAADLFDAPSGSSPKKGRGKYISLAQAQQINEELKKIWLK
- a CDS encoding ABC transporter permease, producing the protein MITRVLDNVRSRLTHMGEAIFFLGEILRVIGRGKVRFNEVLNQMYAQGVQSIVIVVLTSFASGMVLALQASITLQRFGAKEFVARLVALSLLRELSPVFTSLIFSGKAGAGITAELGTMNTHEQIQATRALGVNPVEFLVVPRFVACVLVLPILVVISEIVGIFGGYVIAVSQAHVPGVFYVHETMEAVDYVDFFSGLIKVFFFSVIIGWICCYQGFYTKGGAMGVGQFTTRAVAYSYIAVIISDVVLTKIILTIWG